Within the Medicago truncatula cultivar Jemalong A17 chromosome 4, MtrunA17r5.0-ANR, whole genome shotgun sequence genome, the region ttgaaataaaaaaatgtatttttctttcttgttttgaagggaaatattttgtttttagccATTAGGGTCTCTGATAAGTTTAGTTCTTGGATCCACCTATAAAAAGAAAActgtttttaggtttttttttttttttttgttgcatgaGAAAAGTTATGTttttagatttgattttgaattaaaaagattttgttttattattccAATGACAGCTAGTAGCTTTGGGGAAAATATACCTCACACCTCAACAATTATACCTTTATCCctacaaatcataaaaaataccaATTTTAACCTTTACAAAATCTCCCTCATTTACCCCTACAAATCATCATTCACCTCAAACCACCAATTTCTCATCTTGAGTATAATGTTTGTGAGTTGTgaattttaaattgtaaaaaactTTGCTTGTATTTTTCAATGATACCAACAACATGTCATTATGTTTCtaacttacattttttttttatgcatgcaCTAACTCATAATCTTATCTTAAACGTAAtgcatataataatttattattttaagcaAAAGTGATGCATCGAGCAACACTTAATTCattgaaagagaaaagagaggagcacaaaaaagaaaatgaggaTTAGACCAAAGCCTTTTTAAAAGGTAGTTGATCTATAGTTAGGAAGACCTAATCTATTAAGTTGTATAAAGAGAGTCATATATAGTGGCTAGCATATCAACACAAGAATTATCTTCTTTGTAAATATGAGTTACAATTAGGTGCATGTtgttaatcaaattcaaacagTTAAGCCATATGTTCCTAATCTGTCAGAGGTGCATATATTAGCCTTATTGAAAGCTAGTGTGACCAATTTTGAGTCGGTCTCTAGCCAAAGGTTAAACCGGACTTTGGAGTAAGCTAGCTATATAGccaaaataacaacaaatagTTCAGCATAAAGACAAGTTTGGTTAAAGAAAAAATCAGCCCATATTTATGTATCTCTTTTTATATGGATCAAGATTCTCTAATGTTAGAAATCTAGACCCTTAAAATACAAAAAGGAGATAATGttgaaattaagaagaaaaaagcgAACCTAATTGAGTTGGCTGGTGGTGTTGGTTTATGACCTTAGTTTGTTCCTCCTCAAAATCTCATATTCGTTTCTATTAGTGTTATAAccaaatacaataaaataaatatacaattatacgcaatagaaaaatgaaaaggcACACATTTTAATGTTTGTTTTGACGTTAGTAGTATATAAATGCGAAATGGATCCTCTAGAAAAACTCATGTTTTCtcaattctttaataaaaaacctaaaccaacttttcaccgttttcttcttaattattttcaagGACTATTTATTGAATTACAaagactattttttaaaatcacgTAAAATGTAAACacctaaaatatatttaaccttaaaataattGGGACCCACTAATTGTCACATCAACATTATGTTAGAGAATTAACATCAGGGACTAATTTTAATAACGGAGATAAAATGagaggattttaaaaacatttaataaaatataggaACTATTCTTCAAAGGGGCACAAAATgtaaagactaaaaacatatttgaccCTTATTCTTTTAAGAATCtaaattatctttaaaaaaaaaaaaaattaactcacCAAATTGACACTTGAAAATTTTTCTTCAGTTGAAATAGTATTTGAAAGACTAAGTTCGCTAATTTGACTTtccgctaaaaaaaaaaaaaaaaaaacgacaacGTATATTGAGCTATGTAATTGAATCagttcaaaaataacaaaagaatatATAATAATCTAAGTGAAAATAAGCATCGAATAATCACTTGGCTTCCATAGCATAGTGGTAGTGCGTTCCCTTCGTAAGGGAAAGGTCGCGAGTTCAATCCTCGCTGggagcttttattttttatgtgattgtggttttttttattttttaaatgtaataTTGTGGATATCAATAACTAATTTGTCAAAACGATAATATTGTCATTTTCTATGatataaataagagaaatgcTTTTGACAAACTCTCTGTCAAACTCTTTTTAACACACCCTCTTACATGAAGCCACATCATCtatctaattaataattttactaGTTACCGGTTGTCCCTGTTAAGAAggttatttcttttattttattttcccctTATTATTTGTTCAACTTCTCTCACACGTATATAAAACTCAAGTGAAATCATCTCTTCCGCAAACTACTCCACTACTTTACGACAGAATAACAAGAATATACAACAGAGACCAACACATCAAACTCCATCTTTACCCTGCAATATATACCTTGGCGCCATCTATCTATATTGTAAAATCTTCTCACCGCTGCACTCACTGCAACATATTCTTTCCACCGTCGTCAAACCATAGTTGGTGTTGCCATCATTTGTTTCAAAGCCACGTCCACCAAATTTCTATGTTACACTAGTGCAATCTGTTATCATCATCTCTTAAAAGTAAGGTAAACATTACTTGTTAGTATGGTACTTGATGgaactataaatatataaatataatatattagccttataatatatatgtggGATTTAGACAATTAGTTTTAGATCTTTAGTTTTGTACATAGTATATTTACATTCATCGTTACCAACTTCCccaaataaattctttttaatgtttattttattcagtACATTATGACTAATTCTTTGTTGCTTTGAGTTATCATTacttgttatatatatatatatatatatagttataatTATTATCTGAAATATAGGAATTAATGGAAGTTGTTGATGGGAATGGAGAACATTCTATTGATGGGAATGAAGAGCAAGCTCTCAAGGAGATTGATGACAATGATTCATGTACCGTTGATTTAGAGGCTAACGGTGGTCAAGAACCTAACATTGGAATGAAATTTGATTCACAAGAAAATGCTTATTCGTTCTACACTCATTATGCTAAATCAGTTGGGTTTGGGATATCAATTAAAAATAGTCGTCGTTCAAAGATTTCTAGAGAGTTTATTGATGTAAGTTATGCTTGCACAAGATACGGCAAGAAGCGAGAATCCAGTTCACAAAATCCACGTCCTTGTTTGAAGGTGGGATGTGAGGCTAGTTTACGTGTTAAAAGAATTTGTGATGGAAAATGGATTGTTCATAGCTTCATTAAAGACCACAATCACGAACTTTTTCCAGCATATGCACATTATTTTCCTTGCCATAGAGGAATCAATAAAGCTCAAAAGCATTCTATTGAAACTTTGCACCATGTTGGAGTGAGAACAAGCAAAAATTTTGCCACAATGGCCAAAGAATATGGAGGATATGAAAACATTGGTTGCTTGGAGAAAGATGTAAGAAACCATTTAGATAAAGGTCGGCGTTTGGCTTTAGAATCTGGAGATGCAAATGCAATGTTGGATTGTTTTATGCTCATGCAAGAAGAAAGTCCAGGATTCTTTTATGCAATTGATATGGATGATGAGGGTCGCATGAAAAATGTATTTTGGGTGGATGCAAAAGGTAGAGAAGACTATCAAGAGTTTGGAGATGTGATTTCATTTGATACTACATATATCACAAATAAGTACAAAATGCCATTTGCTCCTTTTATTGGTGTAAACAATCACTTTCAATCAAGGTTACTTGGCTGTGCATTACTCTCAGATGAGACCAAGAACACTTTCATATGGTTGATGAAAATATGGCTTAGAGCAATGGATGGAAAACCTCCAAATGCAATCATAACTGATCAAGATAGAGCAATGAAAGAGGCTATTAAAGAGGTATTTCCAAATTCTCGACATCGATTTTGTCTTTGGCATATACTTAGAAAGGTGCCTGAGAAGCTTAGTCATGTTTTAAGAGATGACGAAGACTTCATGAGATATCTCAACATATGCATATATAAGTCTTAGtcaaaacaacaatttgaagATAAATGGCATGAAATGGTGGAAAAATTTGATCTATTTGGAGATGATTGGATTCACTCTTTATATGAAGAACGTGAACATTGGGTTCCTGTTTACATGAATGATACATTTTTTGGTGGCTTGTCAACAACTCAAAGATCAGAGAgcattaattctttttttgacaaatatgtaTGTAAGAAAACTACATTAAAGGAATTTGTCGAAAAATATAAAGTTGCTTTACATGATAGAGAAGAGGCGGAAAAGCAAGCTGATTTTAAGACATGGCACAAGCAACCTGTTCTTAGGACTCCATCACCTTTTGAGAAGCAAATGTCGATGATATATACACATGAAATCTTCAAGAAATTTCAAGTTGAAGTTTTGGGATTATCTGGATGCCGTATTGTGAAAGAGCATAATGATAATCTTACTGCCACTTTTACAATTTTCGACTTTCATAAAAATGACGAGTTTATTGTAGAGTGTGATGTCTCGAAGAAGGAAATATCGTGTCTATGTCGCTTTTTTGAGTATAATGGGTATCTTTGTAGACATTCATTGATGGCATTCCAAGCTGTTGGTGTCTGTGTTGTCCCATCACACTATATTTTAAGAAGATGGACCAAGGATATTAGAAGCAAGCATCATACAAGGATAATGAAAGAAGATGTGTGTTCTAGTAAGGAGAGATATGATTCTTTATATCAAAAGGCTATTGAATTTCTTGAAGAAGGATCGCTAAGTTTTGAGAGTTACAATTTGGCTTGCCATGCACTTGAAGAAACTTTGAAACAGTGTGCAACTATCAACCGGTCTTTGAAAATCGACAAGGAAAAAGTTGGTCAGAGCAGTTTACGTGTGAAGCTAGTGCGTGATCCTAAAAGAGCAAATACAAAAGGGGCTCCAAGAAGAATAAAGAGTGAGATCGAGAGAGGTCGTAAGAGAACATCTAGTTGTAAAGTAAAAAAGGTTAGAAGATTTTAACTTCATCAAAATttgtataatgtttttttttttctattttagcaTTATTTCTCATTGTTATGTATTTGTTGTGATTTTAAGTCTGCTATTGTCCAAAGAGAAGCAGTAAATACCTCAAATGTTCTCAATGATGAAGTAACAGCTGCATTGCCAAGAATGGTATGACACATTATTCTTAGGTGATTTAATATTTAGTTAGTAGATACATTTTGAGTTTTCAACTAattgtcttttgttttcttattttcacAGGAAAATCATCAGGGTTGAAGGAGCTAAGAATCTTGTTTTAGAGACTTGTTTGATATACTTTTGTAAAGACTAGATGATGATTCAATTGGATTTGATAATGTTGATGTGATAATCAACTAGACATCTTTATGTACCAGTTTATGAATCTTTTATTTTACTGATGTggttttctttaaataaaagaCCTATTAGGATTTAGCTATGTTGATATGATGATCAACTagatttgtttattgtttgttgtttCTGTTCAGTTTGGCGGTGTTTTTCCGGGGCGTTACGCGTACGGGCGgcgtttttgttttgttgctttTGGCAGCTTGGCCTCGAATAAAATTTCCCAGATTCAAAAAAAGTAGCAGTGGACTTAAACCAATTCGCTATGTTTCATGTTTGTATCTAGCAGTGGACTTAAACCAATTGGCTATGTAACTCACATGTTATCAgtctaaaaaaatgttactcacttgtttttaaataatttttttggaaggcaaaatttattaataaactaACCTAAACACAAGATGTGCAAAGGATTATATAAAGTACAAAGATACAACCATCAATTGCACAAACTTTACATGTCTATCTCTCAATAAAGCTCgatgaaaacaaaaaaccaaaattaatcaatacctatgaagcacagatacATAACATAAACTAGAAACAACACGAACACAAGCACATggacaccgataataatttgtaaacatcacataattcaatataattatatgtgtcggtgttaAAAATCGACGCGTGTCTGACATCGAGCACGCTTAATTGAGGAGTATATGTGCTTCATAAACCAATACATTAATCCTCCAAAAGCAAAGATAGCAATACTTATGAGATTCTCTCCCTgtacaaaaatttatattggcTAGATAAGTAAGATTAATGATCAAGCTGTTGCTATCAGTCCACCTAATAACTTAAAATCCTTTAGTAATATCTCCACAAACTTAAGATAAAATTCAATCACAAACTTAAGAGCCTAGAACAACTCAAACATATTAAGCAGAGTTCATCAATCCGGATACTTCATCCTCTTTTCACTGTCCTGAGAGCTAAAAAATCAGCACATCATATCATACCAAAAAACTCCCAACAACTTTAGAGTGGGGCTGAACCACTCAACATAATAACAAATATCCTAATTCCAAAGATAGAATGTAAATCACTTGTAAATTATCattcatctcttatttctttatttatacatttattaGCACTAGTTCTCGTTTACAATTATTCCTTTATTAGGGGTTGTGTCTTGTTGGGTGATTTTGCCATTTTGCTCCATTCCTTTATGAATTAGACGACAATTGAATCTCATTTCACGTTATTAATGTCCTATATATTTCTCAACCAACCAAACCACTGCTTCCCAATTTAAATGAAAAGGAGAATATTGCCAATTGCAGGGTAAAGATGGAGTTTGATGTGTTGGTCTCTGTTGTATATTCTTGTTATTCTGTCGTGAAGTAGTGGAGTAGTTTGCGGAAGAGATGATTTCACTTGAGTTTTATATACGTGTGAGAGAAGTTGAACAAATAATAaggggaaaataaaataaaagaaataaccTTGTTAACAGGGACAACCGGTAACtagtaaaattattaattagataGATGATGTGGCTTCATGTAAGAGGGTGTGTTAAAAAGAGTTTGACAGAGAGTTTGTCAATAACAtttctcaataaataattaaatattttcgaaaataaaatcacaaaatttataaacatctgaaaaaatgaaattgatttaagtcaaaaattatttaataaatttaaattaatattattattttttaaacatttacCTTTTGTTAAGAGTAATTTTGTCATTAAAATATCtatattgaaataataaataatgttgTCGTACGTGTGTGTGCATTGTCATTAGTAAAGAAATGTGCTTGATCtagtgaatgaaagtgaagaaTGCAAATTAGCAACTGTTTATATCAACATATGCTGGTGCAGCTGTAGCAAAGATTAAAGGAAATGAGATGTAGTAAAAACCAAAGAACATTTAAATGAGATGGTAGAATGTGTTTTAAGTGTAATAATAGATTTCAAGTTCGAATGCAATCATGAAAatgcaataatattaaaatttttagACTTTGTTTGCAAGTTTGGAAGGGACGGGTGGGGAGCGGtttgaaaaaaatggaagaaatagaTGATGTTGAGAGGAAAAGACCttgaaagttaatttttcttcataatacaaggaggaactaaaaaattgcaTTGGAAGTAGGGGTGAGCAAACATCATAGACCCGCCCGAAAAACCGCTTAAACTCCAACTCATTTCAATAAAACGAACGGGTCGGTTCAGTTGTCAGGTTAATAAAGGAAGAATATAGGGTTAatactagagctgtcaaaacgggtgGCTCGG harbors:
- the LOC120580000 gene encoding protein FAR-RED IMPAIRED RESPONSE 1-like; this encodes MEVVDGNGEHSIDGNEEQALKEIDDNDSCTVDLEANGGQEPNIGMKFDSQENAYSFYTHYAKSVGFGISIKNSRRSKISREFIDVSYACTRYGKKRESSSQNPRPCLKVGCEASLRVKRICDGKWIVHSFIKDHNHELFPAYAHYFPCHRGINKAQKHSIETLHHVGVRTSKNFATMAKEYGGYENIGCLEKDVRNHLDKGRRLALESGDANAMLDCFMLMQEESPGFFYAIDMDDEGRMKNVFWVDAKGREDYQEFGDVISFDTTYITNKYKMPFAPFIGVNNHFQSRLLGCALLSDETKNTFIWLMKIWLRAMDGKPPNAIITDQDRAMKEAIKEVFPNSRHRFCLWHILRKVPEKLSHVLRDDEDFMRYLNICIYKS
- the LOC112420988 gene encoding protein FAR-RED IMPAIRED RESPONSE 1-like, translated to MVEKFDLFGDDWIHSLYEEREHWVPVYMNDTFFGGLSTTQRSESINSFFDKYVCKKTTLKEFVEKYKVALHDREEAEKQADFKTWHKQPVLRTPSPFEKQMSMIYTHEIFKKFQVEVLGLSGCRIVKEHNDNLTATFTIFDFHKNDEFIVECDVSKKEISCLCRFFEYNGYLCRHSLMAFQAVGVCVVPSHYILRRWTKDIRSKHHTRIMKEDVCSSKERYDSLYQKAIEFLEEGSLSFESYNLACHALEETLKQCATINRSLKIDKEKVGQSSLRVKLVRDPKRANTKGAPRRIKSEIERGRKRTSSCKVKKSAIVQREAVNTSNVLNDEVTAALPRMENHQG